The Oreochromis aureus strain Israel breed Guangdong linkage group 7, ZZ_aureus, whole genome shotgun sequence region ACATATTACCAATGTAGTCAGATCTTGTTACCAGTACATTAGATagttagtgatttttttttcttgattctTGATATTTAAGGCtctttgtgcaaaaacacagaaacctgTTTAACACAtctacacacgcacacacacaaacacacacacacaataatagTCTCCCTCGGAGTCCCTGATGGAGCAAAGTGAACATGCTTACACGCTCACTTTGCGCTCAGTTTAAAAAGTTCAAAGACTTCCTGTTCCTCGCGAGTTacactgacaggaagaaaaaacatgCCACACCCTCCTCTGAGAGCCTGACATATGTTTTCTGACGATTATTAAAACAGGGGGGTTTTCCTGTTGATTTTTGCACATTGTACATGCAAAAGGGGAATCTTTCCGTGATTACTTAGTGTACACTGAAAAAATGATGGTGCTAGTTTGCATGATGTAGCCATCTCCCAAGGAAATCACATGTAAATTGAGGATATGAATTCTAACCACATCTGTACCCTGTCCCATCCTGTGTATAAACAAAATGATTACGCGTATGATGGTTCACGAAAGGTCAAGCTGACATTAGGAGAGCAGGATTTTGATTTCATCGCCCTCCGTATTCACAGGTCTATGCGTGTTTCAAAttattaaattcaaaataatgGCCCATAAAATAAAACCCTAAACACGACTAAAATCGTGTTTTCATActctacttttttccttttttttttttagctgcacAGATTTCAGGTGCTTCGGTCACAACACTCATTTGAATTCTTGGATGTGGTCACTGGGAGAGGTCAACCACAGGGTGTAGCCCTCATTTGTGGACCTAAGCTTATCCGTCCACCACCTGACAGCAGCACAAGAGGCCTGACGGTGTCCCAATAATTGTCCCATTGTCCCAATAATTTCTAACTAATTTATGGCGAAATCAAATCGCATTCACAATTCAAATGCTGGTTATTGAGAAATACTTCAGACTGTCATCGACTGTCTCCTGCTTTATCACCTGTAAGACCTATAGAAACTAGTAGGAGGAAttcatatattgtgtttttaggtttttgacATGTCGTTTTTATGTTGGAAGAAAAGATTGTCTTTATAAATAGAATTGATATTTTCCACTGTAGacctttttcattttgacatgcACAGTAGGGAAAGCTCAGGTGTGATAATTCAATTTGATTAAGAGTCCTAAAGGGCCATGACCATAAACCACGATGCACAAATCCAGGACCTACCCACGAGTAATATCCCTGTGGGTTAACTATCATGACCAGTCAAAATATTCATAGTGAAAATGATCTTTAAGGAATACAACTGATAATAGAAATTATAAGAACAAAAGCTTATGAAAGGCAAAAATCTAAATGTGAGATACTTAAAATAGGCAAACTTTtctacattaaaaacatgtcacagctttgttttttccccacaagCTTCATATGCAAACATGTTACTGAATGTCCAGAACTCATGACAGAGGCTTGCAATGCAAAACAGCCCCAACAGCACAGGCAAAGTGTGAATTATTCTgcgctctctcacacacaaacacttctaCGTTGCATAGttccacaaaacaaacaagtgcCACCTAATTGCAGCTGATTTGCCTAAATTATCATGTGATTTTCAGACACTAAAATGTTTGCAACATACCAGAAAAACTCTCCAGCTTCTCTTTTTTAAGACCTGACATTAAATTAAGAGCTTTTCTGTCAGCAgtataaatgcatgaattcatTTCTAAGAACATATTTCACTTCATAATACAAAGTGAAGTTCGTTGTATTGGTAAATTAGTATttgctaatttaatttaacttgATAGTAATTCAAATTAAGAAATGTTACTGTAAGCATGCTATCAAATTCATGCAAAGATATTGTGGGTGTCACAATCAGAGgaagtttatttataagttGTTTATCCTTGCTCATGAAAAATGCACAAGGTCATGGGAGAGTCTGCCATCAACAGCCAGGTCACAGGTGAGTGTGACCTCACTAAGAGTGCATCCAAATGTCTGCAAACTCTACATTGCACTTACTCTGGCCCCCAGCAACACGACCAACATGCCTCAAGAAGACTGCATGAATGAAGAGCAGTTGCTTGAACATTACCAagataaaaataatatatagtAAATTCAAAAAAAATGTCCTtccctctttttcctttttttgttgaaaCCACTCTTGTGGCACACTCCAAATTTCCTCAAAAGTTAAGTTATCATTTTGAGCATCATCCATGACTCAAACCATCCTCACCTTCGGAAAGGCCcttttttctcttatttacTTCTCTGTGGACTTTTTCCTCTTGATACAGAGTCCTTGTGGCATACAATATgcagaaatgttaatatttatttaataaaacatgtttcCTAACCAAATTTTAGTCATTATTTTGACACTTTGTTAATTGAAATATTTGCACTCTATTTGCAATAAAAATGGTTGAGCTACAGCTGGTATAAaaaagtttacatacactcatcatgggcatgaatttcatggtaatttggggctATTTGTGATCTTTAAACAGTTCTTTTTCCAGcatggaatgattgtacaggagacatctttaatgacttcaaAAAAACGAGAAGTGAGATTTGAATTTTCTCCAATCCACATGgtcaaaaatacacaaacaggCTAATATAATTCCATACATTTTAGATCTGGATGAATGTCCCTTAGCATTTGCATCTTGACCAAGCTTCTGCCATAATCCTGGATGGCTATTTGATGACTTCTCTAAGCAGAATTGGTAGaattcatttaaatttgtttgtttttttgcaaatacCAAACTTTTGAAGTGTAGTCTACAAATTACCAATAAGATTGAGGTTGAAGCTTTGAGGTAGTTCTAGAAACTTAATGTTAGCCTACTTTATCCATTCCAAAACCAGTTTTTTGTGTGCGTTTGGGAACATTGTCCTCTTGCAACTCCCATTTGTGTCTGAGTTTTAACCACCTAGATGTTGATTTGAGGTAAATTTGAAGAACTAAGATGTAGTCGTCCTTCTTTGTTAGGCCATTTAAGTGCAATGTACTAgtaccactggcagcaaaacaaCCCCAGGATACAATGCTACCACCAACATGCTTGATAGATGCCACAGTGTTCTTAGGCTTGTCCATTTTAGTTAAACTTTAAGGTTCTGATTTTGGAGCAGGAGTTTCTCTCAGTTCACAGTGATGTAAAACTTGCTTCACTGTGACCAGTGACCCTGGTTTTTCAGCAGTCTCCAGTTCATGGCAGGCTTGAGACATGGTGGTTCCTAAGTTGTACTTAAACATCCTAACTCatttcctctcatctgagggtgacagTTTGTCTTTTTCCAGACTTTGGCAAAGTGGTAACACATCTGAACATCTTGTACTTATGTACAGttgtttgaactgatgatctTAGGATCTGCAGTTGTCTGGAAATGGCTCCTAGAGACTTTTGTGACTTGTTTAAATCTGCTATTGTGTCCAATTAGTGTTGTCAAGCAAATCCTTTTTATGCTGCAAAGAGAAAATAACAGCTGTAGTCAGTCATAAGCACAAATAAGACACCTTTGAACCTTTAGCACCACTTATTGAAAGATTTAAGTGAGTGTATAAGCATTTATTTGAGCCTCTATGTATAATTTTGACCCTGTATGGATTAGAGAATTTTTTTCAAGTCTTTAAAAATGTCTGCTGTACAATCAATctaccctggaaaaagaacaattCAAAGAAATCCCGAAATTGCCATGACATGCACACCCTTGATAAGTGTAGACAGATAACCACAAATGTAtcactgtaatttatatttCTACTTTTCTAATTCTAAATAaacgttttttgttttctttatctaaataaaaaaataagtaaattacCAATAAAATCTGTAAATTCACATTTTGCCTTAGTAAATGTTGAGTTAATTTTGTGTGATCTGAATTTAAACTCACTCAGGGGACATTTCAAAATTGTTAAACTGATAAAAATTAAGCAATAAAGCGTGAATGCTTTCGAGTTTTGACTCTGTGTCTcgtggttttctttctttttccacagTGGTCACTTCCCAAAAATAAgctttctgctttttaaaagaagctTGTTGCGTTTCGCGCATGCGCAGTTTGCAGGTATGTGAGCGGAACACAGGAAGCGAACGTTTTTCGGACTGCTCCGCAGATGGTGCCGTCTGTTTTGCTTTAATGTGACTGACTCCACCTGCTTGACCAGTCGACTAATTTAAACCCAAGACGAAGATATCAGAAACGCGACACTTTGCTTTTTAACTGATATCTGAGAAGCCTCGGCTGATAAATCCGGAGCTTTAGTGCGAGGTTAGGGCGTGTTTGAGTCTTAACTGTTAGACAGActgccccctcctcctcctccttcttcttctcctcctccccaCTGGATGCTAACTCGGTAGCCTTTGCATGTCGTTGCAGTCGTAGtcaaaagttgtgttttcgtGTGcgtttattgtatttattcgGAGGTCCGTAGAGGAGCAGACAAAGATGGGGTGTACGCTGAGCACGGACGACAAGGCGGCGCAGGAGCGGAGCAAGATGATCGACAGGAATCTGCGAGACGACGGAGAAAAGGCTGCCCGGGAGGTCAAGCTGCTCCTGCTTGGTGAGAGAAAGATGGACGGACCGAGGGAGGGACGGGGACTgggtctgtgtgtttctgtgggaCTTTCGTTGCCCAGGCGTAAAAACAGCCCGATAAAGGTTTAAATAAGTTTTTGTAGCTGCTAAAATTCAAGTTTTACCCAGCCCGTGAAGCAACAGAGGCAAAGGTGGGGAAATGTCGGGGCTTTATTTGAATGGTACGGTGGTGttagctaaaaaaaaagtttgagctAGTGGAGTTCCTATCTTTTATCCCTTGTTGAATTAACTCTAGTTGTAACTGTGCTGTTAACTAACACTAGATAAGAGCACACTGATTAGTTGCTTCCACAGAAGCAAACCGCTAATACCCAGCGGTAAGTCGGTAAGCTAATTTAACTAAGCAATTAGCTGCTTAGCTAGTGTAACGTCTCGGTGCTAGCTTGGATTTGTTAGCCGTCAGAAAGCATCAAtaactttatgtaaacaagtgTCTGTGTTGCTGTCTTTAGTGACTCCGACTAATAGCACATCTTTTAATATGGTTTAAAGTGCAATAGCTAGCTAGCTCCCTTCCTGTTTCTTCATGAcgtaaattaaaaagaaagtaGACGTGCTCTAGATAGGTTATCTCTACAATCCAGCAAATATTTGAAACGAACACTTGTGAGCAGTGTTAAAGTTGTTATCTGCTGGAACAGCATTTAAAGTATGTGCGAACTCCATTATTCAACAGGTGTCGAATAATacgcccccccctccccccctcctGCGAGACATGTTTGCTCTTCTGAAGCGTTGTACACACATTTTAAACCCTCTGTATCTATACCTGTTTGTGTATCGCTGTATGACTTGCTCTTATGTCATCCAAAACTGCATTACCCAATGCTGTGTccatgggggggaaaaaagcattaGTGCTGCCATTTGAATATGTTGGCCTACCATGCAAATATGTTCAGAAAATTGCATACTTAAACTACTaatgctgctttaaaaaaatgatatggcccAGCTTTCAAATTATGGGATGTAAACCATAGATAAGCTTCCAGTTAACATAACCGCATGTCACGTTTCTCCAGGATTATTTCACGGTTTTAAGGAAAGATGCCACACATCTCCATTCTTCCCATTACATGACCACTCTCGCCTATCTCGGCATGGATAGATGGGGTAGAGGTTGCATAGCAACCTATGCAGCCGGGCTGACAGTAATGCACGCACGACAGAAACGGTTAGTGCGTGCTAATGGGATGCCTGCCACAGCCATGCAGTCTGCAAGCTGTTTTTCAAAATGCAGTCTTATTATGCGTCTCGCAGTTAATCTCTGCTCAAGCAGGGATGTGGCACAAGCTATTCTCCAGCATGGCTTCACAACCCCGTACGTCCCGTTGTCAAGCCTGTGCGTCATTTGAGATGAAACCTTATTTGAATTTTCATGGTGCTTTTACCTCTCACGATTCCCACAACCACCTGCATGAGATGCGAGTTTGGTTTGTGGATTCATCATCTAATGTTCTGGCTAATCTGTTTAAACACAAAGATGTTTTACATCCACCTTTGTGACGTTGAATATCTGGTGTAATGTTCACGTCTCTGAGGGAGACTGATATGTTCTCACTGCAGTTTGCTGCTCTGTAATGCTTCCCCGCTGGGGATGTATGCAATAATGCAGTAATCAGCAAATGACAGGCTCTTGCAATCACTGCTTTGAGTGGGAGGACTGTCTTAATTGTAGAGTTTTTGCAAGCAGCTTAAATGCAAATGTGAGACTCTTATTTTTGTGTAGCATTATTTTtgcaaataaatgacagaaaaagcaGCATAGGTGGAAAAACTGCAGAGATATCTGCATTTTATAAGTGTGGATTTTGTGTTCCCTGGTCTAGCCCTGTCATCTCGTCTCTCTGGCAAAACATTAACCATTTTACTCCACCAGTTTTTGTCATAATTGGTTTCTATTATCCCTTCAATTTCAGCAGCTCAGTCAGGCGCAAGCGTGTTTGCAAATTAAATTTAAGTGATGTTTTCAGTACTGGTAGCTCTATTGTGTGTTGCTGTTTATCATATGGGATGATGAAGTGGCAAATTGCTTCAGCCACTGGGGAACTAAAACTCCCTGGGGGGGGGTGTAAGCTAATTAAAATGTTGTGTGCTCATCTTAAAACATGCCTTAATCTCAGATGGAGTTGTTGAGCTTTATGTGAAATGAAACAGCATTGTATTTTTCCTATATTTTGTTATGTGTCACCTAAAAGGCAGTAGTGGTATCACACTGCCTTATATAGCGTTCTGTTGTAGTCATACATAAATCATTGGAGATGCAGTTCAGAGTCCTGCCAGGCTGGTATGGGATAAATTTCTAACACAAGGAAGTTTAAGCTGTCTATAATCTCATTGACGAGACGATCCAGTTGATTAATCCAATTGCGCTCTGTGACTCAACTAAATCTGACCTCAGACACCGCTGTGGGTGTTCATACACCACAGGCAGGACTCACTtaaaacttgaaaaaaagtGCATTTAACAGAAGCTAGTCTGGCACCATAAACCATTAACTTATCTTAGTGTTTTAAATGTAGGGCTGCACAGATACTCAAAATGAATCATGCAGTTTGGTGTTTAAAGGTAAACTACGTGTGTTTATTTCACAGTGGTTGGCATTTACTGTAATTTTGTAGGTTTGCACCGTACCTGCTTCTGTTTTGAAATAATTAACACGATTGCTGTAATTTTCTCAAATTTTTGTtctgtgtttcaggtgctgGGGAGTCTGGGAAGAGTACCATTGTTAAACAGATGAAGTAAGTACGAATGAATCAGTAATACAGTTTAGAATACATCAAGCACTAAGATACttgatgtattttttattaaagaaaaaaaagaaagaaagaagaaagtgtactttattgatccccgtggggaaattcctctctgcatttaacccattcactcagtgaagcagtggtcaGCCTTtgggcgcccggggagcagtgtgtagggacggtaccttgctcaggggtacctcagggtagctgttcaggggaatcgaacccccgaccttccgatcatggggccaccactctacctactgagctatccctgccctaAAAAGGATAATCGCAGCATACCAGTGCCAATCTCAGTGAATTCCCTTATGATGCATTAAGAGTATGGATTATCTAACGCAACTGTGATAATTAGAAATTATCACATGACACTCAATTTTAGTTTGTGATGGAattctttgttcttttaatgttaaaCATACAGTATAAAGTACACCATGTGGTGAATAGGCAATATGTCGAGCACAACCATTTCCTTCCCGCACAGGCAACAAAAAATGTTCTATTTTAATGGGCGTGTCATCCTCATTTTACAacatgagacacacacacagtcaaatCTGAAATAGAAGAAATGATCTCTAAATTGTTTCCCCATTCTTTCAGGGCAAAGATGTTTTAACTCTAGATTTAAATATCTgagatttctttttataaaaataAGTGCAGTTTAAATGATACACCTTTGTTTCTCTGCACTGTAAAGAAATGTAAGAAACCTTTTTTGGACCataaacttaaacataaaaccttaaaaaattacataaaaagCAGCAAGTCATTAACCAGACTGTCCCatagttaattatttttatttccccaAAAACATTCAGTTAAAAGTAATTGAGTAGAGGCTTActcaaaaaacagtttaaagttGTTCTGTTATTATTTTACCTAATATCTGTCATATATGCTGCCAGAAGCTCAGGCTTTAGACTGCTCCAGACATGCAGtttaagatatttttttctgctcttggctctgtatgatgtcagagAGGGTATTCCTAATATTGTCATCTCAAGCACACCACTCTGGCTGTGAATACATAAGCCCCACATACCTGTCGTTTAGACCATCAGTTTGTgaggagcagccaatcagagaaaaATGTCCTCAAAGGGGGAGGAGCTACAATGTTTAAGGTGATCTGAGAGCCTGCATCCATATCTCATCgaaaaataaataaggattattttcaaCTGGAAATGATGCGGTACTACTCTAAAAATAGTCTAAgaataaacaataaagaaaatagAGGCATAAGAGCTTAAGTATGTTTAATCATTCAAATTATACAAGTTATCAGTAAAAGTATAACTCTATACATTTTTAAGTCTCAGTTTGACAGAGCTTTGTACCAACTTTCAGCCCATTGTTTAACTGAGAAGGCTGCTCCACTAGGTTGGTTCACACATTATGTCATttctattaaaacaaaaaagcagccGTCAGGCTCACTTTGCTGGTGAACATGGTGGAGTATTAGGCAACTAATGAGCCAGACATTTCCCTCAGGAGCTGGGAGAGACCAAAAACAGAGCTAGAACAAGGATGCGTGTTGGACCTACATTTACCTAGTGGACACAAACTTGACTTCAGATGAGCAGCAGCATTTACTTGTATCTCCTGGATTTCTAAAGCAGTTGATTGTTTGTTTGGCGTTGTTGCAGATTTTAATAGCAATCTCTAACATGAAATGGACcattatttatacattttataatcTATTTTGATATGTTAACTATCAACCAGTTTACCAGCATTTAAAGAACAGATTGAATCCCATTGTTTGTACTTATTGTATGAAATTAGAATTAACTGTGGTACGCCTGCTCATGTTCTCTCTTTGTGTTTCAGGATCATCCATGAAGCAGGCTACTCAGAGGAGGAGTGTAAGCAGTACAAGGCTGTGGTCTACAGCAACACCATCCAGTCCATTATTGCCATCATCAGAGCCATGGGACGCCTGAAGATTGACTTTGCTGATCAAGCCAGAGCAGTAAGTGACAGAAAACGCAGCATCCAGACAACCTCACAGGTTGTCTGTGGTAACAGCGGCTTAGCCATTTGCCTTATGGGCAGGGTTCTTTGCATTACAACCttctagaaaaaaaaaggataaaaaactGGTCTGTGCTTAATATCACATTTAAAAGTCTTCTTAAAGCTAAAGCTCACTGTGATGAGGACTGTCTTTGCGTGCTCCAGATAGCTCATTACCTATCTGGTATTCTGGAGAAATTTGTCCTCATGTGgtgatgcaaaaaaaaccccaaaactgtGGTACAGAAAtggaatatataatatttacagtatGTATAATGTATACATCCctatataaatattaatataaattcACAAAATAAGAATATATGCCAACGATCTACAGAAattaagaaatatttaaagATTATGACCAGGACAGTGGGGTGGGAAGGGGGAGTTTAAGTAGAAGATGTGCAAAGTCCATGTAATAAATCCAGTGTGCAGAGTTATTATAGCCTGATTTATAATAAACAGGCAacatttctgtttctctctctctggagaCTTCATGGCcattgttttatttctgttttcacaaGACTAGTTTATTAATATCCtgtttggcagatttttttttttaaacagactcctgtttctttttgcaaatctgtttcttctttctcccccccccccccccctcttgGCATAACAAAAGAGCTAGTCATTGTGTCTGCGTGACTGGCCTGGCTCTCTCATCGTGACCAAGTTTAATCCTGAAGCCTTTCTTTTCTGATTTTATGCTCTCACAAATATCAAGGTTTTTGCCTCTGGCGTTTAGACACGGAGCCCCTTTTGAAATCTAATTTTATGTAAAGTATAATGGGTGTAAGGACCGGGAAAAACAcagttaattaattattaatttatcACTTTAGTTTGCACGGCCCGTTCGGGTAAGGAGTAACGACAATAGCTTAATTGTGATCTTtctaaatatagaaaaaaattagcaaaacAAACCTAGTAAATCTTTGTTTCTATTTGATAATGAGTTAACCTTCTTTAGGCTGTTTTCAGTTAAGTGTCTCTGTGTCTTTAGGATGACGCGCGGCAGCTGTTCGTCCTGGCGGGCTCAGCAGAAGAGGGCTTCATGACCAGTGAACTGGCTGGGGTCATCCAGCGGCTGTGGAAAGATGGAGGAGTTCAAGCCTGCTTCAGCCGCTCCCGAGAGTACCAGCTCAACGACTCTGCAGCATAGTGAGTAGGATGCACGGACATGCATACTTCAAACAGCAGGGGACTGTCCTTGGAAGAATAACTCCCGCTCTTGCGTCAGTGCTTCAGCTTGTTGCCaatctttctttctcttgttGATTTTTCTCTTCCCAAAGTTACCTAAATGACCTGGACAGGATATCCAACAGTGCTTATGTTCCAACCCAGCAGGATGTGCTGAGGACCAGAGTCAAAACTACTGGTATTGTGGAAACACACTTCACTTTCAAGGACCTGCACTTCAAGTGAGTATAGCCACCAtcattgttttagttttgtttaaacACAGCAGTGTCTCGTGGTGCTCCATGTAAAATCTACACTGACTCAGATATACctgcctttattttcatttatggcTGTTAACCTTTAGAAGCCAAAAGGGCTCATAGCTTTGAAAAAAGATAGAAAACTTCAGATGCACTAATACTAAACAATTTAGACCAAATACTGTGACAGGAGAGCCTCCAAGAACTAAAATGTGACATGTAGTAGGTAAAGGGTTTATGGCTTTCTCATAGCTATCAACTCTTTGCTCATTTTCATAGCTCATAAAATCATTTGGTGTCAAAGGTCTCTCTTTTGCATTGTAATAGtttcagaaaaagctgaaacGTGTTGTTCGTCATGTTTTGAGATGCACAAATAAACACATGGAGACCCagccaccagctaacatttatGCATAAatctatatttaaaaagtaagaGAGAGTGCATATTGCAAGGATCAGAATCAGCCAATTCAGGAGTTTGCATTTTGATAGACAATGCCCTGCTATTCCAATGTGAGGCAACCACTAGTAGTTGATGCCTTGTTCATGAAAGATGAAAAGCTACGATTGGTTGGCCAGCGTGTAGTCTCGTCACCTAATATCAAGAACACAGTAGCTTCATACTCTTGAAAACTTCCCGAAAAGCGTCTTTTAAAAGCTCTGACAGCTGTCCACAGTATTTTACACATTCTGAAAGatttgcgtgtgtttgtgtgaaaatgtCACCACCCAAaccgtgtgagtgtgtgagagttgcatttatttaacaatatcTTTCTGTGATCTCAGAATGTTTGATGTAGGTGGACAGAGATCAGAGAGGAAGAAGTGGATTCATTGTTTTGAGGGCGTCACTGCCATCATCTTCTGCGTGGCTTTGAGTGACTACGACTTAGTGCTGGCTGAGGACGAGGAAATGGTAAGAGCTGTCTGGCCCCGGCACACTCTGCCCACTAGTACGTCTCTGGTCGGTAATCACTGTGCACTTCTCCTCTCGCTCAGAATCGAATGCACGAGAGCATGAAGCTATTTGACTCCATCTGCAACAACAAGTGGTTTACAGAGACCTCCATCATCCTCTTCCTCAACAAAAAGGACTTGTTTGAGGAGAAGATCAAAAAGAGCCCCCTTACAATCTGCTTCCCTGAGTACGCAGGTGagtcaaataaacaaacactgacATGCAGAGCTGGTGCTCTATACATGCAAATAATGTCCTTTGTGTGTTGGCGGGATATATAAATCATTAAGCCCAACTATGTATGCAGGGTTTGGGCTTTTAATCGTGGATTTGTAAGGATGTGTAGCAAAATTTAACCTTCTTATttaaactgttgttgttgttgtttttgtgtaatatGACTAAGTCATATTTGGATTCCTTTATACTGTCAGAATCCTGTGATTATTGCTTTTAGAGCCTAACTTGTTTTGTAGCTGCACAAAGGTGTGGCAGGCCCTGTAGATGACACAGATGTTTTATCCCACTGCTCTGCTCTGGAGCTGTGTGGGCTGCTTCATGTTTAAACAATGCATTTCTGTCAGGTTCACAGATACAGATTAAATAGCCATGATTTTCATATGAATCTACACTAGAACAACATATCCGTAACATCATGCTGTCATCATCTATTTATATCGATGTGACGTAAGGATCCAGAGATTCAGTAGAAGATAAGTTTTAACCTTTTCTTCCCTAGGGGGCTCGTCGGTTCACGTTGTATTTATTGtgaaagcacattttaaaatatggTACACTCACTCAAGGGACCATTTCTGTGCCTAAAATAGATGTGGGGTTTGTCGTGTTT contains the following coding sequences:
- the LOC116318291 gene encoding guanine nucleotide-binding protein G(i) subunit alpha-1 isoform X1; the encoded protein is MLTRSVEEQTKMGCTLSTDDKAAQERSKMIDRNLRDDGEKAAREVKLLLLGAGESGKSTIVKQMKIIHEAGYSEEECKQYKAVVYSNTIQSIIAIIRAMGRLKIDFADQARADDARQLFVLAGSAEEGFMTSELAGVIQRLWKDGGVQACFSRSREYQLNDSAAYYLNDLDRISNSAYVPTQQDVLRTRVKTTGIVETHFTFKDLHFKMFDVGGQRSERKKWIHCFEGVTAIIFCVALSDYDLVLAEDEEMNRMHESMKLFDSICNNKWFTETSIILFLNKKDLFEEKIKKSPLTICFPEYAGANTYEEAAAYVQCQFEDLNKRKDTKEIYTHFTCATDTKNVQFVFDAVTDVIIKNNLKDCGLF
- the LOC116318291 gene encoding guanine nucleotide-binding protein G(i) subunit alpha-1 isoform X2, with the translated sequence MGCTLSTDDKAAQERSKMIDRNLRDDGEKAAREVKLLLLGAGESGKSTIVKQMKIIHEAGYSEEECKQYKAVVYSNTIQSIIAIIRAMGRLKIDFADQARADDARQLFVLAGSAEEGFMTSELAGVIQRLWKDGGVQACFSRSREYQLNDSAAYYLNDLDRISNSAYVPTQQDVLRTRVKTTGIVETHFTFKDLHFKMFDVGGQRSERKKWIHCFEGVTAIIFCVALSDYDLVLAEDEEMNRMHESMKLFDSICNNKWFTETSIILFLNKKDLFEEKIKKSPLTICFPEYAGANTYEEAAAYVQCQFEDLNKRKDTKEIYTHFTCATDTKNVQFVFDAVTDVIIKNNLKDCGLF